The following nucleotide sequence is from Agromyces sp. SYSU T00194.
GTGAGCCAGCCGAGCGTGCGGCCCTCGATGAGGCTGAAGACGAGCACGCCGGCCGCGACGACGCCGAGCAGCGCGCCCACGGGATCGAAGCGCTCGGGGTGCTCGGACTTCGACTCGGGGATGGTGAAGACCGCGGCGGCGAGCACGAAGAGGCCGAACGGCACGTTCACGCCGAAGGCCCATCGCCACGAGAAGTCGGTGATCAGCCAGCCGCCGAGCAGCGGGCCGAGCGCGGCCATGCCGCCGATGATCGAGCCCCAGACGGCGAACGCGATGGTGCGGTCGCGGCCGCGGAAGCCGGTGTTGATGAGGGACATCGTGCCGGGGAGCACCATGGCGCCGCCGACGCCCTGGGCGACCCGCGCGGCGATGAGGGTCGCGCCGTCGGGCGCGAGGCCGGCGGCGACCGATGCCGCGGTGAAGATCGCGACGCCGATCAGGAGGAGCCGGCGGCGGCCGATGCGGTCACCGAGGGTGCCGAACGCGATGAGCAGCGCGGCGAAGACGAGGGCATACGACTCCTGCACCCACTGGACCTGGGTCGACGAGATGCCGAGGTCGTCGACGATCGCCGGGATCGCGACGTTGACGACGGTCGTGTCGACGATGATGAGCGAGACGGCGATGCCGATGACGACGAGGCCGAGCCAACGACGAGTGGAGGTCATGCACGGCATCATACCGACACTGTGTCGGGAAGTTGCCCCGGGATGGCTGCGGCGCGTGCGTGGCATGATGACGGCATGCCGAGGATCTCCGAGCCTACGGTTGCCGAACACCGTGCCGCCAAGCGCGCCGCGCTCCTGCGCGCGGCCGCCCACCTCGTCGACGCCGAGGGGGTGGAGGCGGTGAAGCCGGGCACGGTCACCGCCCGGGCGGGCCTCGCCCGGTCGAGTTTCTACGAGTACTTCTCGTCGCGCGAGGAGATCCTCGTCGCGCTCACCGTCGACGCGCTCGAGGAGTGGGCACGCGACCTCGATCGCGAACTGGCCGGCGTCGAGCCGGGCCTGCCTCGGCTGCGCCGCTATGTCGAGGTGACCATGGAGATGAGCGCCGACGGGTCGCACCACCTCGCGACGGCGCTGCAGCAGGCGGATGTCTCGCCGCAGCGCATGGAGGACATCATGGCGGTGCACGACGCCCTGCTGGTGCCGCTCATCGGCGTGCTGCGCGACGTCGGGGTGACCGACTTGCACGTGACCGTGCCGCTCGTGAACGGGTTGCTCGGCGAGGCGGTGCGCCAGGTCACGGAGGGCGCGGATCCCGAGCGCGTGGGCGCCGAGGCGTACCGCATCCTCACCTCGGGAGTGCTCCCCGCCTGACGATTCGGTTTGCCGACACTGTGTCGGTATGATCTCCGCCATGGAGATTCTCAAGTACGTCGTCCTCGCCATCCACATCATCGGAGTCGCGAGCCTGCTCGGCGGTGCCCTGGTCGAGATGACGTCGAGACGCGAGGGTGGCAAGCGCGTCATCCCCGCGATCCTCCACGGCGCCTGGACCATGCTGGTCACCGGCGTCATCCTGGTCGGCCTGAACTACGCCGTCGGCGACCCGGTGAACAACGCCAAGATCACCGTGAAGCTCGGCGTGCTCGTCGTGATCCTCGTGATCGCCCTGGTCAACCGCAAGAAGGAGGCCGTCGCGGCCTGGGTGCTGCCCACCCTCGCGTCGCTGACGGTCGTGAACATCTTCCTCGCGACCGTCTGGCGCTCCTACAACTGACCCTCATCCACCGGCCGCGCCGTGCTCGCACCCAAGTGCGGCGCGGCGCGGCGTCGTTCTCACCGGACGAGCGCCTGGCCGAGTAGGCGCCGTCACTCCGACGGCGCCGCGATCACGGATGCTGCCTCGCGGAGCGCCTCGCGCACGGCGATGACGCCCGGGCGGTCGGCGGCGGCGAACCGCGTCGCCGTGAAGATCTCGCGCGAGGGGCGGCCGGGCAACTCGTGCAGGCGAACCGACGGGGCGTCGCCCGCCCAGACGAGGTCGGGCAGCAGCGCGGCGGCGTTGCCGGTGCGCACGAGGCGGATGTGCGCGACCAGGTCGGTCGTCACGTAGCGCACGTCGGGCTCGAACCCGGCCGCGCGGCACTGCTGCAGCGCCCACTGTCGGGCGGCGCTGCCCTCGGGCTCCATCACCCAGGGCAGCGCGGCGGCGCTGCGCAGGCGCGCGAGCGCGTCGCGGTCGGCGTCGATCGCCGAGAGCGGCTGCGGGTCGGCGTCGACCACGGCGGGCAGGGCGGCGGATGCCTCCGAGCCGCGCGCGCCCGGGGCATCCGTCGCCGGTGGCAGCGCCAGTCGGATCGGGTCGCTCGCGAGCCGCACCCGGTCGAGGCCCTCGTGGTGCGGGCGGGTGTGGCCGGGGTACTGTTCGGCGATCACGAGGTCGGCGTCGCGCGCGACGGTGTCGAACAGGCCCTGCTCGGGCGGGCGCTCGACGAGCTCGACCCGCAGGTCGGGGTGGGTGCGCGCGAGGCGGGTGAGGGCGTCGGGCATGAGCGCGTGGGCGGCCGACTGGAACACCGCCACGCGCACGGTGCCGGCGATCGTGGTGAGCGACGCGGCGACGTCGGACTCCGCGCGCTCGAGGCGGTCGAGCACCACGCGCGCGTGCTCGACGAGCAGCAGCGCCTGCGGGGTGAGACGCACGCGGCGTCCGGCCGGCTCGAGCAGCGGCACGCCCGCCTCGCGCTCCAGTTGGTCGAGCTGCTGCGACACCGACGACGGGCTGTACGAGAGCGCGTCGGCCACCGCGGCGAGCGTGCCGCGCTGGGAGAGCTCGACCAGCAGGCGCAGGCGTCGCACGTCGAGCATCGGTCCTCCTCGGGGCATCCGCTCATTCGTCGGCAGACATGATCAGTATCCGTCAGAATCATTCGCTGTACCGAATGGATGCGACAACGCAGACTGGAGACGCACGGCGCCCCTGCGCCCGATCCCGACCGCCCGGAAGGACACTGACCGTATGGCCACCTCGATCGAGACCACCCGCGCGACCCACGGCGACCTCGCGAACCGGGCGGTGTCGCTCGTGCAACGGTGGCTGGCCGAGAGCGCGAACGTCCCGGTCGAGCCGGCCGCGCGCAACCTCGCCGGCGTGCTGGAGGACCCGAAGGGCCTCGACTTCACGGTCGGCTTCGTCGACGGCGTCATGCGCCCGGAAGACCTGCGGGTCGCGGCGCGCGCCCTGCAGCAGGTGTCGGAGCTCACGCCGAGGTTCCTGCCCTGGTACCTCCGCTGGGCGGTGCAGGTCGGCGGCGCGCTCGCCCCGGCCTTCCCGTGGCCGATCGTGCCGATCGCGCGGAAGGTGCTGCGCGACATGGTGGGTCACCTCGTGCTCGACGCCACCCCCGACAAGCTCGGTCCCGCGATCGCGCACCTGCGCGAGTCGGGAAACCGCCTGAACCTCAACCTCCTCGGCGAGGCCGTGCTCGGCGAGCAGGAGGCCGCCCGGCGCCTCGCGGGCACGACAGAGTTCCTCGCCCGCCCCGACGTCGACTACGTCTCGATCAAGGTGTCGAGCGTCGTCAGCCAGCTCTCGATGTGGTCGTTCGACGAGGCGGTGCAGCGCGTCGTCGAACGCCTGACCCCGCTCTACGAGCTCGCCGCGTCGAGCCCCACGCCGAAGTTCATCAACCTCGACATGGAGGAGTACCACGACCTCGACCTGACGATCGCGGTCTTCACGACCCTGCTCGACCAGCACCGGCTGCGCCGGCTCGAGGCCGGCATCGTGCTGCAGGCCTACCTGCCCGACGCGCTCGGCGCCCTCCAGGAGCTCACCGCCTGGTCGAAGCGTCGCCGCGCCGCGGGCGGCGCCCCGATCAAGGTGCGCGTCGTCAAGGGCGCGAACCTCGCCATGGAGCGCGTCGACGCCGCCGTGCACGGCTGGCCGCTCGCCACCTACGGCAGCAAGCAGGACTCCGACACCAACTACAAGCGCGTGCTCGACTGGGCCTTCACGCCCGAGCACGCCGACGCCGTGAAGATCGGCGTCGCCGGCCACAACCTCTTCGACCTGGCCTACGCGTGGCTGCTCGCGAACGACCGCGGCGTCGCCGACCGCATCGACATCGAGATGCTGCTCGGCATGGCGACCGGCCAGGCCGCCGCGATCACGCGCGACGTCGGGCGCCTGCTGCTCTACACGCCCGTCGTGAACCCCGCCGAGTTCGACGTGGCCATCGCCTACCTCGTGCGCCGCCTCGAGGAGAACGCGAGTTCTGAGAACTTCATGTCGGCGGTCTTCGACCTCGCCTCGAACCGCAGCCTGTTCGAGCGCGAGCGCGACCGCTTCCTCCGCTCGCTCGCCGCGCTCGACCAGACCGTTCCGCAGCCGAACCGCACCCAGGACCGGCACACCGAGTGGGAGCGCATGTCCGCGCCGCCGGCATCGGTGCCCACGGTCGGGGGCGAGGCGGATGCCCCGGAGCAGGACGCCTCCCTCACCGCCGAGGTGCTCGGGCTGACCCGCGGGTCGGCGGGTGACGGCGCACCCGTTGCACCCGTCGCGGGTGACGACCGCGCCCCGCTCACCGCCGCGCTGCAGGTGCCGGACGCCGCCTCGGGAGCATCCGACGGCTTCTCGAACGAGCCTGACACCGACCCGTCGCTGCCGGCGAACCGGCTCTGGGGCCGGCGCATCCTCGAGCGCGTGCCCGACTCGCGCCTCGGCATCCAGGCCATCGAGGCCTCGCGCATCGGCGACGCCGACACCCTCGAGCGCGTGATCGCGACCGTGACGGCCGCCGGCCGCGCCTGGGGCGAACTGCCCGGCGCCGAGCGCGCCGCCGTGCTGCACCGCGCCGGACTCGCGCTCGCAGCCAACCGTGACCGCCTCATCGAGGTCATGGCCGCCGAGACCGGCAAGACCATCGCCGAGGCCGACCCCGAGGTCAGCGAGGCGATCGACTTCGCCCACTACTACGCCGAGCGCGCCCGCGAGCTCGACCACGTGCAGGGCGCGATCTTCGTGCCGTCGAAGCTCACGGTGGTGACGCCGCCGTGGAACTTCCCGGTCGCGATTCCCGCGGGCGGGGTGCTCGCCGCGCTCGCCGCGGGCTCGGGCGTCATCATCAAGCCCGCCGCGCTCGCCCGCCGCAGCGGGGCGATCATGGTCGAGGCGCTCTGGGAGGCCGGCGTGCCGCGAGAACTGCTCGCACTCGTGCAGCTCGACGACCGCGACCTCGGGCGGCAGCTCGTCGCCCATCCGTCGGTCGACCGGGTCATCCTCACC
It contains:
- a CDS encoding proline dehydrogenase family protein — translated: MATSIETTRATHGDLANRAVSLVQRWLAESANVPVEPAARNLAGVLEDPKGLDFTVGFVDGVMRPEDLRVAARALQQVSELTPRFLPWYLRWAVQVGGALAPAFPWPIVPIARKVLRDMVGHLVLDATPDKLGPAIAHLRESGNRLNLNLLGEAVLGEQEAARRLAGTTEFLARPDVDYVSIKVSSVVSQLSMWSFDEAVQRVVERLTPLYELAASSPTPKFINLDMEEYHDLDLTIAVFTTLLDQHRLRRLEAGIVLQAYLPDALGALQELTAWSKRRRAAGGAPIKVRVVKGANLAMERVDAAVHGWPLATYGSKQDSDTNYKRVLDWAFTPEHADAVKIGVAGHNLFDLAYAWLLANDRGVADRIDIEMLLGMATGQAAAITRDVGRLLLYTPVVNPAEFDVAIAYLVRRLEENASSENFMSAVFDLASNRSLFERERDRFLRSLAALDQTVPQPNRTQDRHTEWERMSAPPASVPTVGGEADAPEQDASLTAEVLGLTRGSAGDGAPVAPVAGDDRAPLTAALQVPDAASGASDGFSNEPDTDPSLPANRLWGRRILERVPDSRLGIQAIEASRIGDADTLERVIATVTAAGRAWGELPGAERAAVLHRAGLALAANRDRLIEVMAAETGKTIAEADPEVSEAIDFAHYYAERARELDHVQGAIFVPSKLTVVTPPWNFPVAIPAGGVLAALAAGSGVIIKPAALARRSGAIMVEALWEAGVPRELLALVQLDDRDLGRQLVAHPSVDRVILTGAYETAKLFRSFRPDLPLLAETSGKNAIIVTPSADLDLAASDVAKSAFGHAGQKCSAASLVILVGSVGHSKRFLGQLVDATRSMRVGYPDDPATQIGPVVEPVHGKLLHALTQLDPGEQWLVEPKRLDDTGRLWSPGIRDHVKAGSYVHLTEFFGPMLGIMRARTLEEAIEMQNAVDYGLTAGIHTLDSDELATWLDTVEAGNLYVNRGITGAIVRRQPFGGWKRSAVGAGAKAGGPNYLFGLGDWMPARASEQSSTLHLRGLDSRVTTLIEHAQSELSFEEFELLRRSALSDAIAHRDEFGAVRDVSGLGVERNVFRYRPTAVTVRISGGAGLGEGLRVLAAAVLSRSPIQVSSALELPAGVVTVLRANDASVVVESDAAWLERAHRGGIETARVRLVGGDASALAGALAGTPDVAVWSHPVTPSGRVELLPFHHEQAVSITNHRFGNPTTISDGVI
- a CDS encoding TetR/AcrR family transcriptional regulator; the encoded protein is MPRISEPTVAEHRAAKRAALLRAAAHLVDAEGVEAVKPGTVTARAGLARSSFYEYFSSREEILVALTVDALEEWARDLDRELAGVEPGLPRLRRYVEVTMEMSADGSHHLATALQQADVSPQRMEDIMAVHDALLVPLIGVLRDVGVTDLHVTVPLVNGLLGEAVRQVTEGADPERVGAEAYRILTSGVLPA
- a CDS encoding LysR family transcriptional regulator, with the translated sequence MLDVRRLRLLVELSQRGTLAAVADALSYSPSSVSQQLDQLEREAGVPLLEPAGRRVRLTPQALLLVEHARVVLDRLERAESDVAASLTTIAGTVRVAVFQSAAHALMPDALTRLARTHPDLRVELVERPPEQGLFDTVARDADLVIAEQYPGHTRPHHEGLDRVRLASDPIRLALPPATDAPGARGSEASAALPAVVDADPQPLSAIDADRDALARLRSAAALPWVMEPEGSAARQWALQQCRAAGFEPDVRYVTTDLVAHIRLVRTGNAAALLPDLVWAGDAPSVRLHELPGRPSREIFTATRFAAADRPGVIAVREALREAASVIAAPSE